A stretch of Plutella xylostella chromosome 10, ilPluXylo3.1, whole genome shotgun sequence DNA encodes these proteins:
- the LOC105384914 gene encoding phosphatidylinositol N-acetylglucosaminyltransferase subunit P — protein sequence MPEHTPAPTPARSLYGFFLYLFSKTMLFLYCAWVFIPDEYLHYINIYYYPQKYWATAVPIQCLVALTLFAFIIYPSSNLMLTVNMDLINTIRDSHSRYSVPTPKYTSHVSDKCICKDSNKCFMNEYKALPKNLAQNSVQPLQDLDIRLVCKKLYLNK from the coding sequence ATGCCAGAACATACCCCTGCCCCAACACCGGCGAGGTCTCTGTATGGATTCTTCTTATATTTGTTCAGTAAAACCATGCTCTTCCTGTACTGTGCGTGGGTTTTCATTCCCGATGAATATttacattacataaatatttactacTATCCTCAGAAGTACTGGGCTACTGCTGTCCCCATACAGTGCTTGGTGGCACTCACCCTTTttgcatttattatttatccaaGTTCTAATCTTATGTTAACAGTCAATATGGATTTAATTAACACCATAAGAGACTCACATTCAAGATATTCAGTCCCTACACCCAAATACACTTCTCATGTTtctgataaatgtatttgtaAAGATTCAAACAAATGTTTTATGAATGAATACAAGGCATTGCCAAAAAATTTAGCACAGAATTCTGTGCAACCACTACAGGATTTAGATATAAGGTTAGTCTGTAAGAAATTGTATCTTAATAAATGA
- the LOC105385516 gene encoding vigilin isoform X3, with the protein MYHPFIQGPYGERAAAITAETGARVHIPPASTMSDEIVVAGEKNGVLAAKAQIEQIYEDMVKKCSTVRVEVPKSQHKYVIGARGTTIQEILKETGVSVEMPPPDSATGTITLHGPHNKIGLALSKVCEKANSVKTATVDAPTWIHKYIIGKNGSNIKKITQDFSKVHVDITHSEDKIKIDGPPEEVERAQIELDSFVRNLLATLTYVELAVDPKFFKHIIGKSGANINRLKDDTGVVININESDGNNVIRIEGSHEGVANAEKELRGMVMKLENERIKEVYVDHRYIKALIGVRGEKIKEIRDKFDRVQITLPDQGQKRSPVKLRGPQEDIDKCEKYLHRVMKEIEDSSYVEEIPIFKQFHKFIIGKGGVNLKKIRDETQTVIDLPAEGDDSDVITVRGKREHVKEAVKKIQQIHNEKANVVTEEVTIPPKYYNSLIGAGGKLIHSIMEECGGVLIKFPAADSDSDKVIIKGPGEDVERAKVQLLAHASERELTSHTAQVRARPEQHKFLIGKNGANIKKIREQTGARIVFPTDKDEDKEAIFIIGREEQVEAARAALAAAVAEISAVSEGEMTVPARHHRHFVARRGEVLRRVADECGGVQVSFPRQGVDSERVVLKGPTECIEAAKRRINEIIEDLEAKVTIECIIPQRHHRTVMGARGSKVKDITAEHDVQVKFPERDTADAADVPLRNGDEPAESGPNDVIRITGRPENCEAAKKALLEQVPITIEVEVPFPLHRLLAGQKRRELMQTYDVHIQLPPVEEESDIVKVTGTPTNVERAREVLVDKIDEMEKEKEDRLLRSYELKFKVDPEYHPLVIGKGGAVIMKIRTDFGVQINLPKRGEAEDDTITIQGYEEKAHQAKDAIMAIVQQHDNQYREEVDIDPRVHRRLIGQRGKNIRKIMDDYKVDIRFPRQGDDSIVVISGDEDNVLDAKDHLLNLAEEYMQDVSDRYQRPAGPSLGDFGAALASGEPAAPPAAAAGGPPAAGFVVKGGPWEQRAPDTASTQDFPSMPGHAPAAAPAPAPAAPSAAWGPRR; encoded by the exons ATGTACCACCCGTTCATCCAGGGCCCGTACGGCGAGCGCGCGGCCGCCATCACCGCGGAGACGGGGGCCCGGGTTCACATCCCGCCTGCTTCTACCATGAGCGACGAGATAGTGGTGGCTGGAGAGAAGAACGGAGTGCTGGCCGCTAAGGCGCAGATTGAACAGATTTATGAGGATATG GTAAAGAAATGCTCCACAGTGCGTGTGGAAGTGCCCAAGTCGCAGCACAAGTACGTGATCGGCGCGCGCGGCACCACCATCCAGGAGATCCTGAAGGAGACGGGCGTGTCGGTCGAGATGCCGCCGCCCGACTCCGCCACCGGCACCATCACGCTGCACGGACCACACAACAAGATTGGACTGG CCCTGTCCAAGGTGTGCGAGAAGGCGAACTCGGTGAAGACGGCCACCGTGGACGCGCCCACGTGGATACACAAGTACATCATCGGCAAGAACGGATCCAACATCAAGAAGATCACGCAGGACTTCTCTAAG GTACACGTGGACATAACTCACTCGGAAGACAAGATCAAGATCGACGGGCCCCCCGAAGAAGTTGAGCGTGCTCAGATCGAGCTGGACAGCTTCGTGCGCAACCTGCTGGCCACGCTCACGTACGTGGAGCTCGCCGTCGACCCCAAGTTCTTCAAGCACATCATCGGCAAGAGCGGTGCTAACA TCAACAGGCTGAAGGACGACACAGGAGTAGTCATCAACATCAACGAGAGCGACGGCAACAACGTGATCCGCATCGAGGGCAGCCACGAGGGCGTGGCCAACGCGGAGAAGGAGCTCCGCGGCATGGTCATGAAGCTAGAGAACGAGAGGATCAAGGAGGTCTACGTCGACCATAGATATATCAAGGCCTTGATTGGAGTCCGGGGGGAAAAGATCAAGGAAATCAGGGACAAGTTTGACCGTGTTCAAATCACTCTGCCTGACCAGGGACAGAAGCGCAGCCCAGTGAAACTCCGAGGCCCACAGGAAGACATTGACAAGTGTGAGAAGTATCTACATAGAGTGATGAAGGAGATCGAAGACTCTTCCTACGTCGAAGAGATTCCCATCTTCAAGCAGTTCCACAAGTTCATCATCGGCAAGGGAGGCGTGAATCTGAAGAAGATTCGAGATGAAACGCAGACGGTCATTGACCTCCCGGCTGAAGGCGACGACAGTGACGTCATCACCGTGCGAGGCAAGCGCGAGCACGTCAAGGAAGCCGTCAAGAAAATCCAACAGATTCACAACGAAAAGGCTAACGTCGTCACCGAGGAAGTCACTATTCCGCCCAAATACTACAACTCTTTGATTGGAGCTGGCGGTAAACTGATCCACTCGATCATGGAGGAATGTGGTGGTGTTTTAATCAAATTCCCGGCCGCGGACAGCGACAGTGACAAGGTTATAATCAAGGGCCCTGGTGAAGACGTAGAGAGAGCTAAAGTGCAGCTGTTAGCCCATGCGTCGGAGCGCGAGCTGACGTCACACACGGCGCAGGTCCGGGCCAGGCCCGAGCAACACAAGTTCCTCATCGGCAAGAATGGCGCGAATATCAAGAAGATCAGGGAGCAGACCGGCGCGCGCATCGTGTTCCCCACGGACAAGGACGAGGATAAGGAAGCCATCTTTATTATCG GTCGCGAGGAGCAAGTAGAAGCGGCGCGCGCAGCGCTGGCGGCGGCCGTGGCGGAGATCAGTGCTGTCTCGGAAGGAGAGATGACCGTGCCCGCGAGGCACCACAG ACACTTCGTGGCCCGCCGCGGCGAGGTGCTCCGGCGCGTGGCGGACGAGTGCGGCGGCGTGCAGGTGTCGTTCCCGCGCCAGGGCGTGGACAGCGAGCGCGTCGTGCTCAAGGGCCCCACCGAGTGCATCGAGGCCGCTAAACGAAGGATCAACGAGATTATTGAGGATCTTGAGGCTAAG GTGACAATCGAGTGCATAATCCCGCAGCGGCACCACCGCACGGTGATGGGCGCGCGCGGCTCCAAGGTCAAGGACATCACGGCCGAGCACGACGTGCAG GTGAAGTTCCCCGAGCGCGACACGGCGGACGCGGCGGACGTGCCGCTGCGCAACGGCGACGAGCCGGCGGAGAGCGGCCCCAATGACGTCATCAGGATCACCGGCCGGCCCGAGAACTGCGAGGCCGCTAAGAAGGCGCTGCTTGAACAG GTGCCGATCACCATCGAGGTGGAAGTCCCCTTCCCGCTGCACCGCCTGCTCGCGGGACAGAAGCGCCGCGAGCTCATGCAGACCTACGACGTGCACATACAGCTGCCGCCCGTGGAAGAGGAGTCGGATATTGTCAAG GTGACGGGCACGCCCACCAACGTGGAGCGCGCGCGCGAGGTGCTCGTGGACAAAATCGACGAGATGGAGAAGGAGAAGGAGGACAGACTACTCCG ATCGTACGAGCTGAAGTTCAAGGTGGACCCGGAGTACCACCCGCTGGTGATCGGCAAGGGCGGCGCCGTCATCATGAAGATCCGCACGGACTTCGGCGTGCAGATCAACCTGCCCAAGCGCGGCGAGGCGGAAGATGATACTATCACCATACAGGGGTACGAAGAGAAGGCGCATCAAGCCAAGGATGCCATTATGGCTATTGTGCAGCAACAc GACAACCAGTACCGCGAGGAAGTAGACATCGACCCGCGCGTGCACCGGCGCCTCATCGGCCAGCGCGGCAAGAACATCCGCAAGATCATGGACGACTACAAGGTGGACATCCGCTTCCCGCGCCAAGGGGATGACAGCATCGTTGTCATCAGTGGGGATGAAGATAATGTGCTGGACGCGAAGGACCATCTGCTGAACTTGGCGGAGGAATAC ATGCAAGACGTGTCGGACCGCTACCAGCGACCGGCCGGCCCGTCGCTAGGAGACTTCGGAGCGGCGCTGGCGAGCGGGGAgccggccgcgccgcccgccgccgccgcgggggGGCCGCCCGCCGCCGGGTTCGTGGTGAAGGGCGGGCCATGGGAGCAGCGCGCGCCCGACACCGCGTCCACGCAGGACTTCCCCAGCATGCCGGGGcacgcgcccgccgccgcgcccgcgcctgcgcccgccgcgccctcCGCCGCCTGGGGCCCGCGCCGCTAG
- the LOC105385516 gene encoding vigilin isoform X1 translates to MMHQQSMMVGDMLPVELGGEEPVSVGYENSHAYDDLFPALPLAAPAVQRAAPPMSKLRVGSSLHTQVFHVPFEERKQDNANTFGEGESLRTCQAITKDTGAHIEISTSKDGSLTFLLTGKHSAVLEARRQILTHFQQQASKQISIPKEHHRWILGRQGQKLKELERVTATKINVPAIADSSDTLTITGTKEGIEKAEHEIRVCSEEQSRKALERITVPKMYHPFIQGPYGERAAAITAETGARVHIPPASTMSDEIVVAGEKNGVLAAKAQIEQIYEDMVKKCSTVRVEVPKSQHKYVIGARGTTIQEILKETGVSVEMPPPDSATGTITLHGPHNKIGLALSKVCEKANSVKTATVDAPTWIHKYIIGKNGSNIKKITQDFSKVHVDITHSEDKIKIDGPPEEVERAQIELDSFVRNLLATLTYVELAVDPKFFKHIIGKSGANINRLKDDTGVVININESDGNNVIRIEGSHEGVANAEKELRGMVMKLENERIKEVYVDHRYIKALIGVRGEKIKEIRDKFDRVQITLPDQGQKRSPVKLRGPQEDIDKCEKYLHRVMKEIEDSSYVEEIPIFKQFHKFIIGKGGVNLKKIRDETQTVIDLPAEGDDSDVITVRGKREHVKEAVKKIQQIHNEKANVVTEEVTIPPKYYNSLIGAGGKLIHSIMEECGGVLIKFPAADSDSDKVIIKGPGEDVERAKVQLLAHASERELTSHTAQVRARPEQHKFLIGKNGANIKKIREQTGARIVFPTDKDEDKEAIFIIGREEQVEAARAALAAAVAEISAVSEGEMTVPARHHRHFVARRGEVLRRVADECGGVQVSFPRQGVDSERVVLKGPTECIEAAKRRINEIIEDLEAKVTIECIIPQRHHRTVMGARGSKVKDITAEHDVQVKFPERDTADAADVPLRNGDEPAESGPNDVIRITGRPENCEAAKKALLEQVPITIEVEVPFPLHRLLAGQKRRELMQTYDVHIQLPPVEEESDIVKVTGTPTNVERAREVLVDKIDEMEKEKEDRLLRSYELKFKVDPEYHPLVIGKGGAVIMKIRTDFGVQINLPKRGEAEDDTITIQGYEEKAHQAKDAIMAIVQQHDNQYREEVDIDPRVHRRLIGQRGKNIRKIMDDYKVDIRFPRQGDDSIVVISGDEDNVLDAKDHLLNLAEEYMQDVSDRYQRPAGPSLGDFGAALASGEPAAPPAAAAGGPPAAGFVVKGGPWEQRAPDTASTQDFPSMPGHAPAAAPAPAPAAPSAAWGPRR, encoded by the exons ATGATGCATCAGCAATCCATGATGGTTGGCGACATGTTGCCAGTAGAACTAGGCGGGGAGGAGCCGGTGAGCGTGGGGTACGAGAACTCGCACGCGTACGACGACCTGTTTCCCGCGCTGCCGCTCGCCGCTCCGGCGGTGcagcgcgccgcgccgcccatGAGCAAGCTGCGCGTCGGCTCCTCGCTGCACACGCAG GTGTTCCACGTGCCGTTCGAAGAGCGCAAGCAGGACAACGCGAACACGTTCGGCGAAGGCGAGTCGCTGCGCACGTGCCAGGCCATCACCAAGGACACCGGCGCGCACATCGAGATATCCACGAGCAAGGACGGAAGTCTGACGTTCCTGCTGACGGGCAAGCATAGTGCGGTGCTGGAGGCGCGCAGGCAGATTTTGACGCACTTCCAGCAACAG GCCAGCAAGCAGATCTCCATCCCGAAGGAGCACCACCGCTGGATCCTCGGCCGCCAGGGGCAGAAGCTGAAGGAGCTGGAGCGCGTGACCGCCACCAAGATCAACGTGCCCGCCATCGCGGACTCCAGTGATACCCTGACTATTACCGGGACCAAGGAGGGGATCGAGAAGGCCGAGCACGAGATCCGGGTGTGCTCGGAGGAGCAG TCGCGCAAAGCCCTCGAGCGCATCACGGTGCCGAAGATGTACCACCCGTTCATCCAGGGCCCGTACGGCGAGCGCGCGGCCGCCATCACCGCGGAGACGGGGGCCCGGGTTCACATCCCGCCTGCTTCTACCATGAGCGACGAGATAGTGGTGGCTGGAGAGAAGAACGGAGTGCTGGCCGCTAAGGCGCAGATTGAACAGATTTATGAGGATATG GTAAAGAAATGCTCCACAGTGCGTGTGGAAGTGCCCAAGTCGCAGCACAAGTACGTGATCGGCGCGCGCGGCACCACCATCCAGGAGATCCTGAAGGAGACGGGCGTGTCGGTCGAGATGCCGCCGCCCGACTCCGCCACCGGCACCATCACGCTGCACGGACCACACAACAAGATTGGACTGG CCCTGTCCAAGGTGTGCGAGAAGGCGAACTCGGTGAAGACGGCCACCGTGGACGCGCCCACGTGGATACACAAGTACATCATCGGCAAGAACGGATCCAACATCAAGAAGATCACGCAGGACTTCTCTAAG GTACACGTGGACATAACTCACTCGGAAGACAAGATCAAGATCGACGGGCCCCCCGAAGAAGTTGAGCGTGCTCAGATCGAGCTGGACAGCTTCGTGCGCAACCTGCTGGCCACGCTCACGTACGTGGAGCTCGCCGTCGACCCCAAGTTCTTCAAGCACATCATCGGCAAGAGCGGTGCTAACA TCAACAGGCTGAAGGACGACACAGGAGTAGTCATCAACATCAACGAGAGCGACGGCAACAACGTGATCCGCATCGAGGGCAGCCACGAGGGCGTGGCCAACGCGGAGAAGGAGCTCCGCGGCATGGTCATGAAGCTAGAGAACGAGAGGATCAAGGAGGTCTACGTCGACCATAGATATATCAAGGCCTTGATTGGAGTCCGGGGGGAAAAGATCAAGGAAATCAGGGACAAGTTTGACCGTGTTCAAATCACTCTGCCTGACCAGGGACAGAAGCGCAGCCCAGTGAAACTCCGAGGCCCACAGGAAGACATTGACAAGTGTGAGAAGTATCTACATAGAGTGATGAAGGAGATCGAAGACTCTTCCTACGTCGAAGAGATTCCCATCTTCAAGCAGTTCCACAAGTTCATCATCGGCAAGGGAGGCGTGAATCTGAAGAAGATTCGAGATGAAACGCAGACGGTCATTGACCTCCCGGCTGAAGGCGACGACAGTGACGTCATCACCGTGCGAGGCAAGCGCGAGCACGTCAAGGAAGCCGTCAAGAAAATCCAACAGATTCACAACGAAAAGGCTAACGTCGTCACCGAGGAAGTCACTATTCCGCCCAAATACTACAACTCTTTGATTGGAGCTGGCGGTAAACTGATCCACTCGATCATGGAGGAATGTGGTGGTGTTTTAATCAAATTCCCGGCCGCGGACAGCGACAGTGACAAGGTTATAATCAAGGGCCCTGGTGAAGACGTAGAGAGAGCTAAAGTGCAGCTGTTAGCCCATGCGTCGGAGCGCGAGCTGACGTCACACACGGCGCAGGTCCGGGCCAGGCCCGAGCAACACAAGTTCCTCATCGGCAAGAATGGCGCGAATATCAAGAAGATCAGGGAGCAGACCGGCGCGCGCATCGTGTTCCCCACGGACAAGGACGAGGATAAGGAAGCCATCTTTATTATCG GTCGCGAGGAGCAAGTAGAAGCGGCGCGCGCAGCGCTGGCGGCGGCCGTGGCGGAGATCAGTGCTGTCTCGGAAGGAGAGATGACCGTGCCCGCGAGGCACCACAG ACACTTCGTGGCCCGCCGCGGCGAGGTGCTCCGGCGCGTGGCGGACGAGTGCGGCGGCGTGCAGGTGTCGTTCCCGCGCCAGGGCGTGGACAGCGAGCGCGTCGTGCTCAAGGGCCCCACCGAGTGCATCGAGGCCGCTAAACGAAGGATCAACGAGATTATTGAGGATCTTGAGGCTAAG GTGACAATCGAGTGCATAATCCCGCAGCGGCACCACCGCACGGTGATGGGCGCGCGCGGCTCCAAGGTCAAGGACATCACGGCCGAGCACGACGTGCAG GTGAAGTTCCCCGAGCGCGACACGGCGGACGCGGCGGACGTGCCGCTGCGCAACGGCGACGAGCCGGCGGAGAGCGGCCCCAATGACGTCATCAGGATCACCGGCCGGCCCGAGAACTGCGAGGCCGCTAAGAAGGCGCTGCTTGAACAG GTGCCGATCACCATCGAGGTGGAAGTCCCCTTCCCGCTGCACCGCCTGCTCGCGGGACAGAAGCGCCGCGAGCTCATGCAGACCTACGACGTGCACATACAGCTGCCGCCCGTGGAAGAGGAGTCGGATATTGTCAAG GTGACGGGCACGCCCACCAACGTGGAGCGCGCGCGCGAGGTGCTCGTGGACAAAATCGACGAGATGGAGAAGGAGAAGGAGGACAGACTACTCCG ATCGTACGAGCTGAAGTTCAAGGTGGACCCGGAGTACCACCCGCTGGTGATCGGCAAGGGCGGCGCCGTCATCATGAAGATCCGCACGGACTTCGGCGTGCAGATCAACCTGCCCAAGCGCGGCGAGGCGGAAGATGATACTATCACCATACAGGGGTACGAAGAGAAGGCGCATCAAGCCAAGGATGCCATTATGGCTATTGTGCAGCAACAc GACAACCAGTACCGCGAGGAAGTAGACATCGACCCGCGCGTGCACCGGCGCCTCATCGGCCAGCGCGGCAAGAACATCCGCAAGATCATGGACGACTACAAGGTGGACATCCGCTTCCCGCGCCAAGGGGATGACAGCATCGTTGTCATCAGTGGGGATGAAGATAATGTGCTGGACGCGAAGGACCATCTGCTGAACTTGGCGGAGGAATAC ATGCAAGACGTGTCGGACCGCTACCAGCGACCGGCCGGCCCGTCGCTAGGAGACTTCGGAGCGGCGCTGGCGAGCGGGGAgccggccgcgccgcccgccgccgccgcgggggGGCCGCCCGCCGCCGGGTTCGTGGTGAAGGGCGGGCCATGGGAGCAGCGCGCGCCCGACACCGCGTCCACGCAGGACTTCCCCAGCATGCCGGGGcacgcgcccgccgccgcgcccgcgcctgcgcccgccgcgccctcCGCCGCCTGGGGCCCGCGCCGCTAG
- the LOC105385516 gene encoding vigilin isoform X2: MMHQQSMMVGDMLPVELGGEEPVSVGYENSHAYDDLFPALPLAAPAVQRAAPPMSKLRVGSSLHTQVFHVPFEERKQDNANTFGEGESLRTCQAITKDTGAHIEISTSKDGSLTFLLTGKHSAVLEARRQILTHFQQQASKQISIPKEHHRWILGRQGQKLKELERVTATKINVPAIADSSDTLTITGTKEGIEKAEHEIRVCSEEQSRKALERITVPKMYHPFIQGPYGERAAAITAETGARVHIPPASTMSDEIVVAGEKNGVLAAKAQIEQIYEDMVKKCSTVRVEVPKSQHKYVIGARGTTIQEILKETGVSVEMPPPDSATGTITLHGPHNKIGLALSKVCEKANSVKTATVDAPTWIHKYIIGKNGSNIKKITQDFSKVHVDITHSEDKIKIDGPPEEVERAQIELDSFVRNLLATLTYVELAVDPKFFKHIIGKSGANINRLKDDTGVVININESDGNNVIRIEGSHEGVANAEKELRGMVMKLENERIKEVYVDHRYIKALIGVRGEKIKEIRDKFDRVQITLPDQGQKRSPVKLRGPQEDIDKCEKYLHRVMKEIEDSSYVEEIPIFKQFHKFIIGKGGVNLKKIRDETQTVIDLPAEGDDSDVITVRGKREHVKEAVKKIQQIHNEKANVVTEEVTIPPKYYNSLIGAGGKLIHSIMEECGGVLIKFPAADSDSDKVIIKGPGEDVERAKVQLLAHASERELTSHTAQVRARPEQHKFLIGKNGANIKKIREQTGARIVFPTDKDEDKEAIFIIGREEQVEAARAALAAAVAEISAVSEGEMTVPARHHRHFVARRGEVLRRVADECGGVQVSFPRQGVDSERVVLKGPTECIEAAKRRINEIIEDVEAKVTIECIIPQRHHRTVMGARGSKVKDITAEHDVQVKFPERDTADAADVPLRNGDEPAESGPNDVIRITGRPENCEAAKKALLEQVPITIEVEVPFPLHRLLAGQKRRELMQTYDVHIQLPPVEEESDIVKVTGTPTNVERAREVLVDKIDEMEKEKEDRLLRSYELKFKVDPEYHPLVIGKGGAVIMKIRTDFGVQINLPKRGEAEDDTITIQGYEEKAHQAKDAIMAIVQQHDNQYREEVDIDPRVHRRLIGQRGKNIRKIMDDYKVDIRFPRQGDDSIVVISGDEDNVLDAKDHLLNLAEEYMQDVSDRYQRPAGPSLGDFGAALASGEPAAPPAAAAGGPPAAGFVVKGGPWEQRAPDTASTQDFPSMPGHAPAAAPAPAPAAPSAAWGPRR; encoded by the exons ATGATGCATCAGCAATCCATGATGGTTGGCGACATGTTGCCAGTAGAACTAGGCGGGGAGGAGCCGGTGAGCGTGGGGTACGAGAACTCGCACGCGTACGACGACCTGTTTCCCGCGCTGCCGCTCGCCGCTCCGGCGGTGcagcgcgccgcgccgcccatGAGCAAGCTGCGCGTCGGCTCCTCGCTGCACACGCAG GTGTTCCACGTGCCGTTCGAAGAGCGCAAGCAGGACAACGCGAACACGTTCGGCGAAGGCGAGTCGCTGCGCACGTGCCAGGCCATCACCAAGGACACCGGCGCGCACATCGAGATATCCACGAGCAAGGACGGAAGTCTGACGTTCCTGCTGACGGGCAAGCATAGTGCGGTGCTGGAGGCGCGCAGGCAGATTTTGACGCACTTCCAGCAACAG GCCAGCAAGCAGATCTCCATCCCGAAGGAGCACCACCGCTGGATCCTCGGCCGCCAGGGGCAGAAGCTGAAGGAGCTGGAGCGCGTGACCGCCACCAAGATCAACGTGCCCGCCATCGCGGACTCCAGTGATACCCTGACTATTACCGGGACCAAGGAGGGGATCGAGAAGGCCGAGCACGAGATCCGGGTGTGCTCGGAGGAGCAG TCGCGCAAAGCCCTCGAGCGCATCACGGTGCCGAAGATGTACCACCCGTTCATCCAGGGCCCGTACGGCGAGCGCGCGGCCGCCATCACCGCGGAGACGGGGGCCCGGGTTCACATCCCGCCTGCTTCTACCATGAGCGACGAGATAGTGGTGGCTGGAGAGAAGAACGGAGTGCTGGCCGCTAAGGCGCAGATTGAACAGATTTATGAGGATATG GTAAAGAAATGCTCCACAGTGCGTGTGGAAGTGCCCAAGTCGCAGCACAAGTACGTGATCGGCGCGCGCGGCACCACCATCCAGGAGATCCTGAAGGAGACGGGCGTGTCGGTCGAGATGCCGCCGCCCGACTCCGCCACCGGCACCATCACGCTGCACGGACCACACAACAAGATTGGACTGG CCCTGTCCAAGGTGTGCGAGAAGGCGAACTCGGTGAAGACGGCCACCGTGGACGCGCCCACGTGGATACACAAGTACATCATCGGCAAGAACGGATCCAACATCAAGAAGATCACGCAGGACTTCTCTAAG GTACACGTGGACATAACTCACTCGGAAGACAAGATCAAGATCGACGGGCCCCCCGAAGAAGTTGAGCGTGCTCAGATCGAGCTGGACAGCTTCGTGCGCAACCTGCTGGCCACGCTCACGTACGTGGAGCTCGCCGTCGACCCCAAGTTCTTCAAGCACATCATCGGCAAGAGCGGTGCTAACA TCAACAGGCTGAAGGACGACACAGGAGTAGTCATCAACATCAACGAGAGCGACGGCAACAACGTGATCCGCATCGAGGGCAGCCACGAGGGCGTGGCCAACGCGGAGAAGGAGCTCCGCGGCATGGTCATGAAGCTAGAGAACGAGAGGATCAAGGAGGTCTACGTCGACCATAGATATATCAAGGCCTTGATTGGAGTCCGGGGGGAAAAGATCAAGGAAATCAGGGACAAGTTTGACCGTGTTCAAATCACTCTGCCTGACCAGGGACAGAAGCGCAGCCCAGTGAAACTCCGAGGCCCACAGGAAGACATTGACAAGTGTGAGAAGTATCTACATAGAGTGATGAAGGAGATCGAAGACTCTTCCTACGTCGAAGAGATTCCCATCTTCAAGCAGTTCCACAAGTTCATCATCGGCAAGGGAGGCGTGAATCTGAAGAAGATTCGAGATGAAACGCAGACGGTCATTGACCTCCCGGCTGAAGGCGACGACAGTGACGTCATCACCGTGCGAGGCAAGCGCGAGCACGTCAAGGAAGCCGTCAAGAAAATCCAACAGATTCACAACGAAAAGGCTAACGTCGTCACCGAGGAAGTCACTATTCCGCCCAAATACTACAACTCTTTGATTGGAGCTGGCGGTAAACTGATCCACTCGATCATGGAGGAATGTGGTGGTGTTTTAATCAAATTCCCGGCCGCGGACAGCGACAGTGACAAGGTTATAATCAAGGGCCCTGGTGAAGACGTAGAGAGAGCTAAAGTGCAGCTGTTAGCCCATGCGTCGGAGCGCGAGCTGACGTCACACACGGCGCAGGTCCGGGCCAGGCCCGAGCAACACAAGTTCCTCATCGGCAAGAATGGCGCGAATATCAAGAAGATCAGGGAGCAGACCGGCGCGCGCATCGTGTTCCCCACGGACAAGGACGAGGATAAGGAAGCCATCTTTATTATCG GTCGCGAGGAGCAAGTAGAAGCGGCGCGCGCAGCGCTGGCGGCGGCCGTGGCGGAGATCAGTGCTGTCTCGGAAGGAGAGATGACCGTGCCCGCGAGGCACCACAG ACACTTCGTGGCCCGCCGCGGCGAGGTGCTCCGGCGCGTGGCGGACGAGTGCGGCGGCGTGCAG GTGTCGTTCCCGCGCCAGGGCGTGGACAGCGAGCGCGTCGTGCTCAAGGGCCCCACCGAGTGCATCGAGGCCGCCAAACGACGGATCAATGAGATTATCGAGGATGTTGAGGCTAAG GTGACAATCGAGTGCATAATCCCGCAGCGGCACCACCGCACGGTGATGGGCGCGCGCGGCTCCAAGGTCAAGGACATCACGGCCGAGCACGACGTGCAG GTGAAGTTCCCCGAGCGCGACACGGCGGACGCGGCGGACGTGCCGCTGCGCAACGGCGACGAGCCGGCGGAGAGCGGCCCCAATGACGTCATCAGGATCACCGGCCGGCCCGAGAACTGCGAGGCCGCTAAGAAGGCGCTGCTTGAACAG GTGCCGATCACCATCGAGGTGGAAGTCCCCTTCCCGCTGCACCGCCTGCTCGCGGGACAGAAGCGCCGCGAGCTCATGCAGACCTACGACGTGCACATACAGCTGCCGCCCGTGGAAGAGGAGTCGGATATTGTCAAG GTGACGGGCACGCCCACCAACGTGGAGCGCGCGCGCGAGGTGCTCGTGGACAAAATCGACGAGATGGAGAAGGAGAAGGAGGACAGACTACTCCG ATCGTACGAGCTGAAGTTCAAGGTGGACCCGGAGTACCACCCGCTGGTGATCGGCAAGGGCGGCGCCGTCATCATGAAGATCCGCACGGACTTCGGCGTGCAGATCAACCTGCCCAAGCGCGGCGAGGCGGAAGATGATACTATCACCATACAGGGGTACGAAGAGAAGGCGCATCAAGCCAAGGATGCCATTATGGCTATTGTGCAGCAACAc GACAACCAGTACCGCGAGGAAGTAGACATCGACCCGCGCGTGCACCGGCGCCTCATCGGCCAGCGCGGCAAGAACATCCGCAAGATCATGGACGACTACAAGGTGGACATCCGCTTCCCGCGCCAAGGGGATGACAGCATCGTTGTCATCAGTGGGGATGAAGATAATGTGCTGGACGCGAAGGACCATCTGCTGAACTTGGCGGAGGAATAC ATGCAAGACGTGTCGGACCGCTACCAGCGACCGGCCGGCCCGTCGCTAGGAGACTTCGGAGCGGCGCTGGCGAGCGGGGAgccggccgcgccgcccgccgccgccgcgggggGGCCGCCCGCCGCCGGGTTCGTGGTGAAGGGCGGGCCATGGGAGCAGCGCGCGCCCGACACCGCGTCCACGCAGGACTTCCCCAGCATGCCGGGGcacgcgcccgccgccgcgcccgcgcctgcgcccgccgcgccctcCGCCGCCTGGGGCCCGCGCCGCTAG